The genomic stretch GCCGCCGTGGCCGTGCCGGGGCACGCGCACACGTTCCGCGACCACATGATCGGGCACCTCGTGCTCGGGATGGGCGCGCCGCTGCTGCTCGTGCTCGCCCGGCCCGTGACGCTGGCATTGCGCGCCCTGCCCGTACGAGCAGCCCGCCGCCTGGCCCGGGCGCTGCGCAGCCGCCCGGTCGTCGTGCTGACCCATCCCGTGACGGCGGGAGTCCTCGACGCCGGCGGACTCGTCGTTCTCTACACCACCGGCCTGCACTCGGGCGGTTTCCTCGTCGGCCTGCACCTGCTGCTCACCGGCTACCTCTTCACCGCCGCCGCCGTCGGCCGCGACCCCGCCCCGCACCGCCCCGGCCCGGCCGTCCGGTCGGCCGTGCTGATCGCCTTCATCGCGGTCCACGGCATCCTCGCCAAGCATCTGTACGGCCACCCGCCACCGGGAGTACCCGCCGCCGAAGCCGAGCAGGCCGCCCAGCTCATGTACTACGGCGGCGACCTGCTGCACCTGGCCGTCATCGTGCTGCTCTGCCGCGAGCTGTTCCCCTCCCCCACCCGGGCGTGGCGCCTGCCGCCCAGCCCCGCCCCGGCCGCGTGCCACAACTCCCCGGTCACCGCCAAGTCCTCCGCCTGATCGCGCGGCGTTCGATTGGTGACCGGTTCGCGGACGTTTTCGCCGGCTCGGACGGGGAATTCGACGATCATGCAGCCTGAGACTCCGACGCAGCCGTTGCCGATCGCCCGGGTGAACGTGGGCATGACCGTTGCCGACTCGGCCGGGGAGGAGGTCGGCACCGTGACGGCCGTGCAGATGCCGGGGACGGATGTGCGGCCCGACCTGCCGGCCGGGGTCGCCGAGCACCTGATGGCGGCCGGGTACCTGCGCATCGACGGCACGGGACTGCTCTCCAACGACGTCTACGCGGCCGGTGACGAGATCGCCGAGTCGGTCGAGGGCGAACCCGCCACGGTCACCCTGAACGTCTTGCGGGAAGACCTCGCGCGCGCCTGAGTGACCACCCGCCACGGCCGGAGCCCGCGTTACGGCCTTGCGGCCCGCCTGGGTCGCGAGGGGCGGCGAGTTCCGGCGTTGCTTCTGTGGGAGGTGACGAGGCGTACGGGATGGCTTGTGGGGTGGTCTGTCACGGGTTGCGCCGATGACATATCGTGCCGGAGTGGTTGCCTTGCGTCACTCTGGAGGGTTGATGGCTCGCCGCTGGCATGTGGGCGCGTTCGGGGTTATGGCGGTTTTCGCGCTGGCCTGTGAGGCGGGCGCGGGTGGCGCGGGAGGATCGGAGCCGACGGGGGCGCCGCCCAAGGGGTATCCGTCGTCGATGGCGGCGCTCGGCGACTCGATCACGGCGGGTTTCGGCAGCTGCGGGGCGTTCCTGGTGTGCGGGCGCAACTCGTGGGCGACGGGCACGGCCGACGCGGTGGACAGCCATTACCGGCGGATCCTGG from Paractinoplanes brasiliensis encodes the following:
- a CDS encoding cytochrome c oxidase assembly protein, whose translation is MIALLIAAALVYAGAVFRLRRRGVDWPPGRALAWYLGIAAAVAVPGHAHTFRDHMIGHLVLGMGAPLLLVLARPVTLALRALPVRAARRLARALRSRPVVVLTHPVTAGVLDAGGLVVLYTTGLHSGGFLVGLHLLLTGYLFTAAAVGRDPAPHRPGPAVRSAVLIAFIAVHGILAKHLYGHPPPGVPAAEAEQAAQLMYYGGDLLHLAVIVLLCRELFPSPTRAWRLPPSPAPAACHNSPVTAKSSA